A single genomic interval of Tautonia marina harbors:
- a CDS encoding glycosyltransferase, whose amino-acid sequence MNADTEPAIPPESSHRPPAFRPVGKRIALVTFGSLGDLHPYLAIGLELKRRGHSPVIATSEYWREKVEAEGLDFAPVRPDAVEDLDERRAFLARLFDTREGARIVLSELMMPVLRESFDDTRRAAEGADLMVAHPLTFSVRLISELDGIPWASSVLAPLSFLSSLDPPVLPIMSWLERFRWLGPRFHRALFQLGRRQTIPWAKPWHALRAELGLPPTRENPIFEGQHSPDLVLALFSEHLARPQADWPPQTVVTGFCDFDRNGAHEAPPEEVERFLEAGPPPVVFTLGSAAVWSPGSFYAESLEAIRRLKARAILLIGPEGVNALPKPLPEGVAAFGYAPYSSLFPRASAIVHQGGVGTTAQAMRAGRPMVVVPFGFDQQDNAARVQRLGIARMIPKDRYSADRVARALRQLLDEPGPADRAAEIGRRVRQENGAAVASDAIEALLARRFPSPATSQVPLHPSGTP is encoded by the coding sequence ATGAACGCCGACACCGAACCAGCGATTCCGCCAGAATCCTCCCACCGTCCCCCTGCGTTTCGACCCGTCGGGAAGCGGATTGCTCTGGTGACCTTCGGCTCGCTTGGGGACCTGCACCCGTACCTCGCCATCGGCCTCGAGCTGAAGCGGCGCGGGCATTCTCCCGTCATTGCGACGAGCGAGTACTGGCGGGAGAAGGTGGAGGCCGAAGGTCTGGACTTCGCTCCGGTTCGTCCCGATGCTGTCGAAGATTTGGACGAACGAAGGGCGTTTCTGGCCCGTCTGTTCGACACCAGGGAAGGGGCAAGAATCGTCCTGTCCGAGCTGATGATGCCTGTCCTCCGCGAGAGCTTCGACGACACCCGTCGCGCGGCCGAGGGGGCCGATCTGATGGTGGCCCACCCCTTGACCTTCTCGGTCCGACTCATCTCGGAGCTGGACGGGATTCCCTGGGCCTCGTCGGTCCTGGCGCCGCTTTCGTTCCTGTCGAGCCTCGATCCGCCGGTCCTGCCGATCATGTCGTGGCTGGAGCGGTTCCGATGGCTCGGCCCCCGGTTCCACCGGGCCTTGTTCCAACTTGGCCGGCGGCAGACGATTCCCTGGGCGAAACCCTGGCACGCCTTGCGGGCCGAACTGGGTTTGCCGCCGACCCGGGAGAACCCGATCTTCGAGGGGCAGCACTCCCCCGACCTCGTCCTGGCCTTGTTCTCCGAACACCTTGCCCGTCCTCAGGCCGATTGGCCGCCGCAAACAGTGGTCACCGGCTTCTGCGACTTCGATCGGAACGGCGCCCACGAGGCGCCCCCGGAGGAGGTCGAGCGATTCCTTGAGGCCGGGCCTCCTCCGGTGGTCTTCACGCTCGGTTCGGCGGCCGTCTGGTCTCCGGGATCGTTCTACGCGGAGAGCCTGGAGGCGATCCGCCGGCTCAAGGCTCGGGCGATCCTTCTGATTGGCCCGGAAGGGGTCAACGCCCTGCCCAAACCGTTACCCGAAGGGGTGGCCGCCTTCGGTTACGCTCCGTATTCAAGCCTCTTTCCCAGAGCCTCGGCGATCGTCCACCAGGGAGGAGTCGGCACGACCGCCCAGGCCATGCGGGCGGGACGGCCGATGGTGGTCGTCCCTTTCGGCTTCGATCAGCAGGACAATGCGGCGCGGGTCCAACGACTCGGGATCGCCCGGATGATCCCGAAGGATCGATACAGCGCGGATCGGGTTGCCAGGGCGCTCCGGCAGTTGCTCGACGAGCCAGGGCCTGCCGATCGTGCGGCCGAGATTGGCCGCCGTGTCCGTCAGGAGAATGGGGCTGCCGTCGCCAGCGACGCAATCGAGGCGCTCCTGGCCCGACGCTTTCCTTCCCCCGCGACGAGTCAGGTTCCCCTCCATCCGTCCGGGACCCCTTGA